Within Anguilla anguilla isolate fAngAng1 chromosome 11, fAngAng1.pri, whole genome shotgun sequence, the genomic segment GTTCCAGTGCTGCTGGTTTGAGGAACTTCTCCAGCAGGTCATACAGCGGAGTCACCAGCTCCAGTGGCATAGGCATGGGTGCCAGACGCTCAGCCGTCGCAGTTGGAAGTAGCAGCGGGTTCGGGATGAGAGCGGGCAGCGCTGCAGTTGGCGGAGGCTACGGCGTTGGCGTTGgcgttggtggtggtggtggtgtcgGCGTCGGCGGCGGCGGATATGGTGGTGTACTCTACGGGAGCGGTGGTGTGTTGGGAGCGAGCGCTGGGCTGGGAGGGGTTTCTGGGTTAAGAGGCCCCGGGTTCAGTGGCCCCGGCTTGAGCGGCCCCGGGTATGGTGGCCCTGGGTATGGTGGCCCTGGGTATGGTGGCCCCGGGTTTAAAGGCCCCTCACCCTTAGGTCCCGGGTTCGGTGGCCCAGGGTTTGGTGGTCCTGGCTCGTTCGCGCCCCCCATCTCCGCTGTTACAGTCAACCCCACCCTGCTCATGCCCCTCAACCTGGAGGTTGACCCCACCTTCCAGAATACCCGCACCCTGGAGAAGGACCAGATCAAGATCTTGAACAATCGCTTTGCCACCTTCATCGATAAGGTCAGTCCCAGTTTTTCGTGTAACGAATGCCTTAACATCACGCAACTGATCAGGACTGCAGGATTCATTAGTATCCAGATGTTGCAGTGACCAAAAACAGATACAATTTTAGGATAGGGAATCTGTTCaaggataaataaatatgttattgCCACAGAGATTTTCTATCCCAAAAAATAGCAAGCATCCAGGTGCAAATACTCCTCAAAGTTTGCCTGGCATCTCTGTCATAATGAACCACAAGCTAATTGCACAGCCGTTGACTAGAAATACTGAGAGGGTAGATTGTAAAAGATCAAGCCtcagaaagaaatattaaggGGCTGGAATGAAAGTAATATTAACtaacaaatataaattacatttgccCAAGAGTCAAAGCCTTTTCCATGCAGAAGACCCTGAGGTTATGCTTTGCTAACCAAATGCATAATGGTTATCTCTAGTCTCTGTGTCTGAGGATAGGTGGGAGGGAAGCTATGGGAGTTTGCAAATGATTGAATTTTCCAGATCATGCGCTTCCCAGTCCTTTTTGAGGGAGTGACTCGAGCCCTGTTATAATGAGAAATTTTTTTATGACGAATCGAAAAATGATGCCCTATTCCTATCGCCAAAACAAGAAGCAGTAATAATCCTGTTGTTCAGTAGTTCAGtgtcttttttcaaaatggatttGTCCATTTGGCCCCCGTAGGTACGTTTCCTGGAGCAGCAGAACAAGATGCTCGAGACCAAATGGATCTTGCTCCAGGACCAGACCATCACCCGCTCCAACATCGACACTATGTATGAGGCCTACATCAACAATGTACGCAGGCAGATCGACAGCCTGACGAATGAGAAGATCAAGCTGGACGGAGAGCTGAAGAACATGCACAACGTGGTGGATGAGTACAAGACCAGGTGAGTCTAAGAATTCCTCTCAACCACACAATAAGAACCTTTCCAGTGTTTGCCAAGATGTGAGTAGACAGATCTGTTCTTTGAGCATTAGCTGCTTTTGGTTCAAGGTTGAGCATTTCAAATGGTTGCCAACATTATGTGTGTCATTAATCAAGCAAAACTCTAAACAAGTGTACTGCCTCTGCAGATATGAAGAAGAAATCAACAAAAGAGCATTAGTGGAAAATGAATTTGTCCTACTCAAGAAGGTAAGGAGCATTCagatgcaatttttttttagcaaagaaCACAGCAGGTACAAGACACCATCAATGCAAtctcccgcccccaccccccattccaTGTAAACATCAGTCTAACTCTTCTGCTCTCTCAGGATGTTGACATTGCCTACATGACCAAAGTAGACCTGGAGTCGCAGGTTGACAGTGTTCAGGATCAAATTAACTTCCTCAGGGCTGTCTATGAAGAGGTAAGTTCCACCTATGGATTTACAAATCAAAAAGGCACCACTAGTATAAAGAGATTCATGCCTTTTCTTAAACATTAtcccaatacattttttattaacttGCACTTAATTTATCTAATCCGTGAgctatcgctctctctcatcACAGGAGCTGCGTGAGCTGCAATCCCAGATTAAGGACACAGCCGTGGTGGTGGAGATGGACACCAGCCGCACTCTTGACATGGAGTCTCTCGTGGCCGAAGTGCGCGCCCAGTATGAGGAAATTGCCCACCGCAGTCGTACCGAGACTGAGGCATGGTACCAGCAGAAGGTGAGAGGCAGTTAGTAGATCCTGCTGGGGAAAGTTGCCAGTCTCTTTTGGCAGTCTTAACCTTTGTGAAGTGCACATGGTGCTTGGAGATTCTGAGACATTCCACTTCTTCCTCCCATCCATAAAGTTTGAGCAGATACAGTCCACGACAGGCAAATTCGTTGAGGATCTCAGGACCTCCAAAGTGGAGATGGCAGAAATGACTCGCACAATGACCCGTATACAGACAGAGATTGAGTCCACAAAGGCGCAGGTAAGAAAATCTTTATAATAAGACAAATCTAAAGAGTTGGCATTTCAAAGCTGTGGGCAACCATTGCTGCAAGTGCATCCATCTTCAATGAGTTGACAAGTCAGATGAGGACAGGAATCAAACTGTGAACGGGACCCAGATTTCCTTTATTCACTTTCCAAAAGAACGGGAGCCTGCAGGTCCAAATGACAGACGTGACAACCCGTGGCGAGGAGGCGATACACGAGACCAAGCTCCGCATCAAGGAGCTGGAGGACGCCCTGATGAGAGCCAAGCAGGACATGGCCCGCCAGGTGCGCGAATACCAGGAGCTGATGAACGTCAAGCTGGCCCTGGACATTGAGATCGCCACCTACAGGAAGCTGCTGGAGGGAGAAGAGTTCAGGTGAGCAGGGTGACAGGTTAGCAGGGAACCAGACAAAAGCCAGGACACCCTGGTTATtaaaaaaacgtaaaaaaaacatttggtgtTGAGTTATGTTATGAAGCACAGTTCTTTGACATAATGAACCCTTAAACTCTAAGAGCACAAGTTCTAAAAAGCCCTTTCAAATCTCTCCAAAGAATATCCACTGGCGGAGGCCCGGCGACCATCCACGTTCAGTCTGCTAATGGAAGTGAGTACTCTTCATTCTGAATTACCTGAATCAATGGATTTTTGTTTGTACAATGCTGATTGAAACTGCCCATACTTCAGATTACAAACAACATAATACCTGTGATAATTTGGGGGAGCATTCTGGAGCATAGCATACCATTTTTGCTAAGCATTGAATTCAGGATGCAACATACATTTTCCTTTCATGAACAGAAGGACAACATATTTCctgattaaaaagtaaaaacaacaggGGTGTAGTGCTGATTGCGGGTTGTCCCAGATATTTAGAAGGGTGACATGTCTATTCCATCGCTGTGGACGCAGTGTACAGTGTGGACACCATTGGAGGCGGGCTTGCAGCCGCGGCTGGAGCAGTGGCTGGAGCCAGGGGTGGTGTCAGCGGAGTCGGCGGCATGACCATGTCCATGGCCGGAATCGGAGGCGGAGTCGGAGGCGGAACTGGGCTCGGCTACGGAGGCGGCATGGCCATGAGCAGTGGAGGCGCCATGAGTGCCGCCTCCGCCGGTGGTGGCGCCAGCTCATTCGGCTACGGCAGGAGCAGCATGTCCATGattgggggcggagccagtaTGGGCATGGGCGGAGCCAGTATGGGCATGGGCGGAGCCAGTATGGGCATGGGCGTCATGGGCGGAGCCAGTATGGGCATGGCCAGCATGAGCGGTGGCATGGCCAGAGCCTTCTAAAGACAAGACACGCCTACCTTCTCCTCCCGACCTTTCACCTTGTGCTTGCACCCACCTGTCTTAACCTCTCCATACTCATTAATAATACAGCCCTAACTTCATCTGGCCCAACCCACACCAAAAGAGACAGGGCATCTATTGATTCAAACATGTCATGCTTACACACATCTAATGGCCTTCCGACATTAGTATTGTGAAATAATATTCTAGGAAGAAAGGAACAATCAAAAATTGACTTCAGATCTGTTAAAAgctgcacaataaaataaatccaccCTGTTGTGGGATGTCACGTTCAATCTTTCTGTCGGTCTTATGTGTCATTTCTCATTATACAGCCCTCCTTTACTGAAATGgctaatttaatttagaatGTAGATAAAGATTCAGAATGAATAATCTGCCAACTCCGTTTCTGTCAGCCTGGCTGTTAAATCGGTTcttcagagcagcagagtgaGATAGACACAGTGCTATTTACATTCTCCAGCAGCAAGGCCAGCAGTGCCACAGGCGAGCGCAGTTGGCCGCATTTCGACATTTGAATGTTAAAGAAATAAGTAGAACGAATTTGCTTGTTGGACTGTGGGCACTTAATGCaactacatttaaattattttatatttaaactaCTTTTAAATATAGCTGTAAACGGGTTTTACAAGTTGTGAGAACAATTTGCAAACCAGgagtgtcaaactccagtcttggagggtctgcaggtatttgtgttttccttttagGCAGCAGCCAAGTACAGCCTTGGCAgtaaggtgtgtggactctttagccaatgaAAGACTTAAACTAATCACCAGGAGagactgcagctctccaggaccggggtttgacacccctggtgtATACACACTGTGGTTACACTCTATATACATCTGTAGTTacaatgtaattacacaggtattATTATAAAACTACTGCGTACAGCCCATTGGAAAAAAGGTAGGAGCACTTCTAAGTAGTGGCAGATTCCCAGAAAGCTATCAAACTATAAACTAATCAGCTGTCagcaaaattatgaatgaaaaaaccTTTCATCACTCTTATCATACCTTATTCTATCAAGCAGGGACTTGAATTTTAGTTGTCATCCTTCAAGGGCACCTTAAAGATTGGTTCATACTTGGTGACTGTTCCAGGAATGGATGACAAAGACAGTTCCGATTTGGTCGACTGGTCTGGTAAATCAGTCTCGCCCTGCCGTTGTGATGGTGTGCACTAGGTGACTGGGAACAGATTATGTGTTTCACCCAAGGACACACTAGTCTGATTTTTAGTGTCTTGCATCAAACTTTGCAAAATCCTGCAGAAATGCAAAAAGGTTGGAATGGTTCAAAAAGGTCAAAGGACTCAGAGTGCCCAAAAAGTGGTCAGCACTCACTGTTCACTCCTGTCCATCTTCCTCTTGTGCTTAAACCACACTGGCTTTTGTCAGGGTCAGTCTTGGACCAATTCACACTAGGCaactcagtttgaaaaaaatcttGCCAACAGAATGTATGCAGTATTGTGCTCTTTTGCCCTGGAGGTTAATTAGTGACAGCCTTACTGGCCCCAGTCATCCCAACTGCAGTCTTATAATTGGGGGAATTATCACCAAGTGTGAACCCAGCACTTTAggcacagaacagcagagtcAGGTCACTAATTGTACAGCTGAGTGGCTAACTGTGACGTTTAAAAAACAATCAGTTGACCTAACACAGGGAGCAtggaaggaaagaaaatgagCATGGGTGGTGTACATGTACATGCTACAAAATAAATTTCTTTGATTAAATGATAGCAAAGGTATCCCCTGAAAACTGCACACAACTGATAGGACATCTATGACCAAAGAAAAATCATCAGATGGGATAGACAATTAtgatttgcatatttaatttctttctaCAAGAAAAAACCATCACAACTGATATAAAAGCTTTCCTTAGTCCTACACTGCCATGAATTCCTCTTCAATTTTGGATGGCAAATGGACAGCATGGGCTGGCTCTGCAGATGCACAGCACatacaaaacaatgaaacaaactAGTCAAAATAATTACTCATTGAAGTTGCAGAGACACTCACAAAGTATTACAACCTTGACCAGCTAAAAAAACAGTCAAGTTTCAGCCAATCATCTGATACATTTCTAACGGCTATCAGAACTTGACATGACAGCCCTCCCTCTACAGGCCACACCTCAAAAAATGGTATCTCTGAGCTGACAAATTACAAATGATTTGCACAAGAAAACTAATGCCACTGGAGGAACGTGGAGGTACAGCTGAAGGAATATTTCCACTTCTTACTCAAAAGGCAAAAGTATATTTGTAACTAATTCCGTCAATTCAGAAAAATTCTCCATATGGGTGTTTTCACCTAACATTGTCAGTCAATGACAGAAGAGATCATTAAACAACGTGACCATGATCACATTTGAGTACCACTTTTTAGTTGCattttgcaaacatttttgGGCTTAGTCTAGTGCAAAGTTACTAGTATTCATGGCCCAAAATGATCTCATATTCACTTGTGGTACCCATGCGTATTAGCgaatttgtatgtgtatgtgtgcatcagggagagagagtagtggcaaagagtgaaagagagacatgGGTTGAGGTGTTCACCATAACAACGCACCGCAccacacacttcacacagatGGAAACAGAGCAGAGTTTTCATTAGCTACAGAAACACTGTATATGCCTAGGAATTAGCTAACACGTTAGCTCCACTCTCAACAATGAAATGCACTAGCGATGCCTTTTTCAAAACAGCGCGCGGAACCCATGCCAAAATTCTGGCGAGGACATGTCAGATGAAGAGCTGGCAGGTGAGCTCACGACAAATGCAAAGACCTACACTTTCCGACCGTAATGGCTGATGAAATTCCAGTGGCTAAGACACCACAAAGACAGGGACCTcatgtatttactgtattcaATGTGGCCCAGCAGGCCAAGTTTatcctttccaaaaaaaactggTAACATAAAGTACTCATAAATCACAACGCCGGTACgaaacacaaaatatgcagGGACAGGCGCCTTGACTGCACAGCAGTTCCACTTCCAGCAGCTTTCAGCCACCAGGAATCTACCAATCGGTCTGCGGAAGAGGCAGAGATAATCAAATTCAACACAGCCAGCCACATTCCCTTATGAAAAAATCACATGAGAAACACCCAACATGAGAAACCCACCACACATGGgtactataaaaataatcccgTTTATAAAATGAGAGTGGATTTATTTTAAGTcacatgttttcttttcacatgaaaaacaTGAGAGCTACAGGTCACATGTGGAAATGGGGAATCCCCAAGTGAAGATGAAGAATTTCAtgccatgttttgtttttgcatgtataaactgcagccaatcacgtgaAAATATGTCATTCACAAATAATTCACAATATGACAACTgaagaaaagataaaataatcCCCATATTCATTCTTCATAACTGATGGTGATGTGTCAACCAAGGAATATGAGACCTACACACAGATCCTGTACAATCGAGCTGGTGTTTTGATTGGCCACGTTAAAGTCTACAGCATTACTgcaacagaataaataaaaattctggcgtgggggggggggggggggggttggggggacagagacagaaaggttAGAGAAGACGGTAGCCATGGGAGTGGAAGGGACTGCCACCAGGGGGTGCAATTTCCCTCCCTCAAGTTGTGGCAGGAAACTTCATTGTGCCCCATCACTGCATGCCACACAGTTAGATTATGTGCTCAATCCAAGGACAGTagctatcccagaatgcacttttCAAGTTTAACCGCTTTTttcgttgttttgttttgttttgtttttataaaccGAAGCTAGCACTGCTGTCAGTGCGAGGGAAAACGCTTGCGGTTGACTAAGTCTACAACCTTCTAAGCCGGGTGGGGAAGACCTAGCATTTCAACTCCAAGTCAATGAGAGAGCTCAGAGCCAATGGAGTGGGGTTGCATGCCAGCATCAATGTCCCGAGTGGTGTCAAAGGGCTTCCACATATGACCTGGGCTCTGCAGAACCCCCAGGGCAGTTCACAGCAGCCTACTGCCACACAGATCATTTGGCTGGATCACCAGCCAATGCAGATGTTGCAGGAAGGTCCATATCTATTatcaaatttcatatttattctcGGGGATTCAGCAAGACTTAAG encodes:
- the LOC118208647 gene encoding keratin, type II cytoskeletal cochleal-like, whose product is MSAGFRYGSGASMVGGYSGLSSGYGAGYSASSSAAGLRNFSSRSYSGVTSSSGIGMGARRSAVAVGSSSGFGMRAGSAAVGGGYGVGVGVGGGGGVGVGGGGYGGVLYGSGGVLGASAGLGGVSGLRGPGFSGPGLSGPGYGGPGYGGPGYGGPGFKGPSPLGPGFGGPGFGGPGSFAPPISAVTVNPTLLMPLNLEVDPTFQNTRTLEKDQIKILNNRFATFIDKVRFLEQQNKMLETKWILLQDQTITRSNIDTMYEAYINNVRRQIDSLTNEKIKLDGELKNMHNVVDEYKTRYEEEINKRALVENEFVLLKKDVDIAYMTKVDLESQVDSVQDQINFLRAVYEEELRELQSQIKDTAVVVEMDTSRTLDMESLVAEVRAQYEEIAHRSRTETEAWYQQKFEQIQSTTGKFVEDLRTSKVEMAEMTRTMTRIQTEIESTKAQNGSLQVQMTDVTTRGEEAIHETKLRIKELEDALMRAKQDMARQVREYQELMNVKLALDIEIATYRKLLEGEEFRISTGGGPATIHVQSANGMYSVDTIGGGLAAAAGAVAGARGGVSGVGGMTMSMAGIGGGVGGGTGLGYGGGMAMSSGGAMSAASAGGGASSFGYGRSSMSMIGGGASMGMGGASMGMGGASMGMGVMGGASMGMASMSGGMARAF